Proteins co-encoded in one Flavobacterium sp. M31R6 genomic window:
- a CDS encoding LamG domain-containing protein → MKKMTLLTVVFVFTFSINAQTAIQEFDFNGTLSNTKNEISFSGKATFVNDRAGVPNSAIRLSNSYIEAMVLNLPPANSSRTVSIWVKYNDVTKANYIWGYGSLYNARYFGLLQQIATDSKSDLNLAGCGDENDVIVSTAVSSNIWYNYIVTYDGFTSKIYRNGELIKSSISPRKLTSGIVFSIGKKGPSVSINADIDDLKIYDVALSDEQIVTLYKGNSSLITKNVATTSITSVVGETKTVLAVPVTESKIRSSEIYSIKGIKVFAGNTNVIDISSILDGTYLLEIANKTQSLADKKISSNLHKMEEAKTVLTVPLTEGGIKSFEIYSPKGAKVFAANASVIDISSIPEGTYSLKIRNTGQSPNDKIISSN, encoded by the coding sequence ATGAAAAAAATGACACTTCTTACAGTAGTGTTTGTATTTACTTTCTCAATCAACGCCCAAACAGCAATCCAAGAGTTTGATTTTAATGGTACCCTTAGCAATACAAAAAATGAAATTTCATTTTCGGGTAAAGCTACGTTTGTAAATGATAGAGCTGGTGTTCCTAATAGTGCAATACGTCTTTCAAATAGTTATATCGAAGCAATGGTGCTTAATTTACCGCCAGCCAATTCCTCAAGAACAGTTTCCATTTGGGTAAAATATAATGACGTAACAAAAGCAAATTATATTTGGGGCTATGGTTCCTTATATAACGCACGTTATTTTGGTTTATTACAACAAATCGCAACGGATTCTAAATCGGATTTAAATCTCGCTGGATGTGGAGATGAAAACGATGTTATTGTGTCCACCGCAGTTTCTTCAAATATTTGGTACAATTACATAGTAACTTATGATGGGTTTACTTCAAAGATTTATAGAAATGGGGAACTGATTAAGTCCTCCATAAGTCCTAGAAAATTGACTTCAGGTATTGTTTTTTCAATTGGTAAAAAGGGTCCATCTGTAAGTATTAATGCTGATATTGATGATTTAAAAATATATGATGTTGCCTTGTCAGACGAACAAATTGTTACGTTATACAAAGGCAATTCTTCTTTGATAACAAAAAATGTTGCAACAACTAGTATAACCTCCGTAGTAGGAGAAACAAAAACAGTATTGGCTGTCCCGGTAACAGAAAGTAAAATCAGGTCTTCTGAAATTTATTCAATAAAAGGTATAAAAGTATTTGCTGGCAATACTAATGTAATTGACATCAGTTCAATTCTAGATGGAACTTATTTGTTGGAAATCGCTAATAAAACACAAAGTTTAGCTGATAAAAAAATAAGCTCAAATTTGCACAAAATGGAAGAGGCAAAGACTGTATTAACTGTTCCTTTAACAGAAGGAGGAATCAAGTCTTTTGAAATATACTCGCCTAAAGGAGCAAAGGTATTTGCAGCTAATGCAAGTGTAATTGATATTAGTTCGATTCCAGAAGGAACTTATTCGTTGAAAATTAGGAATACAGGACAAAGCCCAAATGATAAAATAATATCGTCTAATTGA
- a CDS encoding YebC/PmpR family DNA-binding transcriptional regulator: MGRAFEFRKGRKMKRWSAMAKAFTRIGKDIVMAVKEGGPNPEANSRLRAVIQNAKAANMPKENVERAIKKATDKDTANYKEVLFEGYAPHGIALLIETATDNNNRTVANVRSYFNKCNGTMGTQGSVEFMFDHTCNFRIPKEGIDPEELELELIDFGAEEVFEDEDGILIYAPFGSFGTIQKELESRKLEILSSGFERIPQITKKLTEAEMADVEKLIEKMEEDDDVMNVYHTMEE; encoded by the coding sequence ATGGGAAGAGCATTTGAGTTCCGAAAAGGTAGAAAAATGAAACGTTGGTCTGCAATGGCCAAAGCCTTTACCAGAATTGGTAAAGATATTGTAATGGCGGTAAAAGAAGGTGGTCCAAATCCTGAAGCCAATTCAAGACTAAGAGCCGTAATTCAAAATGCCAAGGCAGCCAACATGCCTAAAGAAAATGTCGAACGCGCTATCAAAAAAGCTACCGATAAAGACACTGCCAACTATAAAGAAGTATTATTTGAAGGTTATGCTCCTCACGGAATTGCACTTTTAATTGAAACTGCTACGGATAACAACAATAGGACTGTTGCAAACGTTAGAAGTTATTTCAACAAATGCAATGGAACTATGGGAACTCAAGGTTCTGTAGAATTCATGTTTGACCATACTTGTAATTTTAGAATCCCAAAAGAAGGTATTGATCCAGAAGAATTAGAACTTGAACTAATTGATTTTGGAGCTGAAGAAGTTTTCGAAGACGAAGACGGAATTTTAATTTACGCTCCTTTTGGAAGTTTTGGAACTATCCAAAAAGAATTAGAAAGCAGAAAATTAGAAATATTGTCCTCTGGTTTTGAAAGAATTCCACAGATTACTAAAAAATTAACAGAAGCCGAAATGGCCGATGTTGAGAAATTAATTGAAAAAATGGAAGAAGACGATGACGTTATGAACGTTTATCATACTATGGAAGAATAA
- a CDS encoding S41 family peptidase — MKKITFVFLFSTFSLFAQNSDTSCDILFKINKLLQKEHFSPKPVNDSLSAYLFDELFDELDPSRNIFLKSQVDTLSKKYKLNLDNLILKKDCFFITDIKNEYKKSLLRNKSILEKLNRETIDFNIKDTIRFKQRDFNFYLKENDVEKALNKKIRFEVFNDISEKSKNLDSLKLNFNSMSHTSKKSIIENELCKINALLSDGKSFEDNLFNIFCNYFDPHTNYFSNDTKSSFVSTLSKERLSLGLDVSLNDKNEIIVDEIDPNGPAFRTGKIKKGDQIIAVSNQKETLEVSCSSLESIATLMSSELNTNITLTIKRNSGKSFKVNIEKQVLKDEENTVYSFIIDKDSKIGYIKIPSFYSNFEGGNSKGCAQDVAKETIKLMKDNIKGLVLDLTDNGGGSMEEAVKLAGLFIDYGPISIVVDNKKELSVINDPYRGVIYKGSIVIIINGNSASASEFFASIMQDYNRALLIGSTSLGKATMQTIVPLEKNDDQHFVKLTISKFYRITGKSHQAVGVIPDVQIPTIYQDVFQKESGFPTALKNESLNSRIRFTPYVSNELIESLAQKSRIRVAQDPYFNSIIALNSKIDAVIKKSKFEIPMTLEAVFENQNNINNLSEEINNFKADDLNLNVSNSEYNKSLLEIYPSLIEYNKMQLDNLKSNHYLNEAIAIIADYKTLKQNKPN; from the coding sequence ATGAAAAAAATCACATTTGTGTTTCTGTTTTCTACATTCTCTCTATTTGCGCAAAATAGTGATACAAGTTGTGACATTTTATTCAAAATAAATAAATTACTCCAAAAAGAGCACTTTAGTCCAAAGCCGGTAAACGACAGTTTATCGGCTTATCTTTTTGATGAACTATTTGATGAATTAGATCCCTCCAGAAACATTTTTTTAAAATCACAGGTTGATACACTGTCCAAGAAATACAAACTCAATCTGGATAATCTCATCTTGAAGAAAGATTGCTTTTTTATAACGGATATAAAAAATGAGTATAAAAAATCACTGCTGAGAAATAAATCCATTTTAGAAAAACTCAACCGAGAAACTATTGATTTCAATATAAAAGATACGATTCGATTCAAACAAAGAGACTTTAATTTTTATTTGAAAGAGAACGACGTTGAAAAAGCCTTAAATAAAAAAATCAGGTTTGAAGTATTCAATGATATCTCTGAAAAAAGCAAAAACTTAGATTCGTTGAAACTCAATTTTAATTCGATGAGTCATACATCCAAAAAGAGTATTATCGAAAATGAACTTTGCAAAATCAATGCTTTACTTTCCGATGGCAAATCATTCGAAGACAATCTTTTTAATATTTTTTGCAACTATTTTGACCCTCATACCAATTATTTCAGTAACGACACTAAATCAAGTTTTGTATCTACTTTATCCAAAGAAAGACTTTCATTAGGATTGGACGTCAGTCTAAATGATAAAAATGAAATTATTGTAGACGAAATAGACCCTAATGGACCAGCATTTAGAACTGGAAAAATCAAAAAAGGAGATCAAATTATTGCAGTTTCCAATCAAAAAGAAACACTTGAAGTTTCCTGTTCCTCTCTGGAATCCATAGCTACTCTAATGTCATCAGAATTGAATACCAATATAACATTAACCATCAAACGAAATTCTGGAAAGAGTTTCAAGGTAAATATTGAAAAACAAGTTCTAAAAGACGAAGAAAATACAGTATATAGCTTCATAATTGATAAAGACTCCAAAATAGGTTACATAAAAATACCTAGTTTCTACTCAAATTTTGAAGGAGGAAACAGTAAAGGCTGTGCCCAAGATGTTGCCAAAGAAACCATTAAATTAATGAAAGACAATATCAAAGGATTGGTTCTTGATTTGACGGACAATGGAGGTGGATCTATGGAAGAAGCTGTAAAATTAGCCGGCTTATTTATTGACTACGGACCAATATCTATAGTCGTTGACAATAAAAAAGAACTATCTGTGATAAATGACCCGTATAGAGGTGTTATTTACAAAGGTTCAATTGTTATTATCATTAATGGAAATTCAGCCTCAGCAAGCGAGTTTTTTGCCTCAATCATGCAAGATTACAACCGAGCACTTTTGATAGGAAGCACTTCCCTAGGAAAAGCTACCATGCAAACTATTGTTCCTTTGGAAAAAAATGACGATCAACATTTTGTAAAACTGACCATCAGTAAATTTTACAGAATCACCGGAAAAAGTCATCAAGCCGTTGGAGTTATACCAGATGTGCAAATTCCAACAATCTATCAAGATGTTTTTCAAAAAGAAAGCGGATTTCCAACAGCTTTAAAAAATGAAAGCTTAAATTCAAGAATTCGCTTTACACCCTATGTAAGTAATGAGCTAATTGAATCTCTTGCCCAAAAAAGTAGAATTAGAGTAGCTCAAGACCCTTATTTCAATTCCATTATTGCTCTAAATTCGAAGATTGATGCCGTAATAAAGAAATCCAAATTTGAAATTCCAATGACATTGGAAGCAGTTTTTGAAAACCAAAATAACATTAACAATTTATCCGAAGAAATCAATAATTTCAAAGCAGATGATTTGAATTTAAATGTATCCAATTCAGAATACAACAAATCATTACTTGAAATTTATCCTTCACTTATCGAGTACAACAAAATGCAACTTGATAATTTAAAATCCAATCACTATCTTAACGAAGCGATAGCCATTATAGCTGATTACAAAACATTAAAACAAAATAAACCGAATTAA
- the gcvT gene encoding glycine cleavage system aminomethyltransferase GcvT — MKNTALTHIHEGLGAKMLPFAGYNMPILYEGVNAEHETVRNAVGVFDVSHMGEFILSGPNALALIQKVTSNDAATLTIGRAQYSCLPNNEGGIVDDLIIYKMKEEQYLLVVNASNIDKDWDWISAHNDLGVEMKNLSDDYSLLAIQGPKAVEAMQSLSSIDLSAIAYYHFEVADFAGFPNVIISATGYTGSGGFEIYCMNDQVETIWNKVFEAGAAYDIKPIGLAARDTLRLEMGFCLYGNDINDTTSPLEAGLGWITKFNKEFTNSDNLKKQKEEGVTKKLVAFEMQERAVPRHDYEIVDGSGAVIGIVTSGTMSPSMNKGIGLGYVTTANSTVDSDIYIRIRKNDVPAKVVKLPFYKK, encoded by the coding sequence ATGAAAAATACTGCTTTAACGCACATACATGAGGGTTTGGGAGCGAAAATGCTACCGTTTGCTGGATACAATATGCCTATTCTTTATGAAGGGGTAAATGCTGAACACGAAACGGTTCGAAATGCAGTAGGTGTTTTTGATGTGTCGCACATGGGAGAGTTTATACTCTCGGGTCCAAATGCTTTGGCTTTGATCCAAAAAGTAACTTCAAATGATGCTGCGACTTTGACTATTGGAAGAGCCCAATATTCTTGTTTACCTAATAATGAAGGTGGAATTGTAGATGATTTGATTATCTATAAAATGAAAGAAGAACAATATTTATTGGTTGTAAATGCATCTAACATTGACAAAGATTGGGATTGGATTTCAGCTCACAATGATTTGGGAGTAGAAATGAAAAATCTATCAGATGATTATTCTTTATTGGCAATTCAAGGACCAAAAGCGGTTGAAGCGATGCAATCTTTATCGTCTATAGATTTATCAGCCATTGCTTATTACCATTTTGAAGTAGCTGATTTTGCAGGTTTCCCTAATGTTATCATATCGGCAACTGGTTATACAGGTTCTGGTGGATTTGAAATCTATTGCATGAACGACCAAGTAGAAACAATTTGGAACAAAGTTTTTGAGGCTGGAGCTGCTTATGATATTAAACCTATTGGTTTGGCAGCAAGAGATACTTTGCGATTGGAAATGGGATTCTGTTTATATGGTAACGATATCAACGATACAACATCACCTCTAGAAGCTGGTTTAGGATGGATTACCAAATTCAACAAAGAATTCACTAATTCTGATAATTTAAAAAAACAAAAAGAAGAAGGTGTAACCAAAAAATTAGTAGCTTTCGAAATGCAAGAGCGTGCAGTACCAAGACATGACTATGAAATAGTTGATGGTTCTGGAGCTGTAATTGGAATTGTAACATCTGGAACTATGTCTCCTTCTATGAACAAAGGAATTGGTTTGGGTTATGTTACAACAGCCAATAGTACAGTTGATAGTGATATTTATATCCGAATCAGAAAAAATGATGTTCCTGCCAAAGTGGTAAAACTCCCTTTCTATAAAAAATAA
- a CDS encoding DinB family protein, giving the protein MEELKKLMTELENKIPNQELLNPLVSKSSVGWHIEHTLLTMNLVLESIHKSNPENYKRTFNLNRFLVFTLNKIPRGKVKAPRMVRPEENFTTDSLKSHLEKVKMNLEKLSTLSANNYFEHPFMGQLNLKPTIRFIKIHTNHHINIIKEIIESKS; this is encoded by the coding sequence ATGGAAGAACTAAAAAAACTAATGACTGAGTTAGAAAACAAAATACCTAATCAAGAATTACTCAATCCATTGGTTTCTAAATCTTCTGTAGGTTGGCATATTGAACATACTTTACTTACTATGAACTTAGTCCTCGAATCTATTCATAAATCGAATCCCGAGAATTACAAAAGAACTTTCAACCTTAATCGTTTTCTAGTATTTACACTAAATAAAATTCCAAGAGGAAAAGTCAAAGCGCCCCGAATGGTTAGACCTGAAGAGAATTTTACAACCGATTCATTAAAAAGTCATCTTGAAAAAGTAAAAATGAACCTCGAAAAATTAAGCACTCTTTCTGCTAACAATTATTTTGAACATCCTTTTATGGGACAATTGAATTTGAAGCCAACAATTCGTTTTATTAAAATCCATACTAATCACCATATTAATATTATAAAAGAGATTATTGAAAGTAAAAGTTAA